The nucleotide window TCTGTCTTTGATGAAAGTCGATGAAAACGGAAACGATACGGATTGTCCGATTGTGTTTTCGGAATGGGCTTTTGTGCGGGGCAACACTATGCAACGCAAAGACTACACCTTTGCGGATTTGATGCGCATTGGTGAAGGCTCTGAACTTGCAATGCCAAGTGACGAAGGAAATTTTTTGACGCAATACACCTCTGATTACAGGAGACTATGGCAAGATGATAAACAAGCATAATCCCGATGTCTTGAGTTGCCTTGCAAACTTGAGCAACGACGAAGTGTTTACGCCGCCCGAAGTGGTGAATCGCATGCTCGATATGCTCCCGCAGGAACTGTTTGAAAGTACCGAGACAACGTTCCTTGACCCCTGTTGCAAAACGGGTGTATTTTTGCGAGAAATTGCAAAGCGTTTGTTGGCGAATCAAATGCCGGGATACGAGCAAGCCGTAGAAGAGATAAATGCTAAAAAAGCGAATGGTCAAAAACTTTCGCCTGATGAAAAATGGTTTATGAATCAGTTGCAAAATTCCATAGACCATATATTCCACAACCAACTGTTCGGAATCGCCATTACCGAAATGACGAGTCTGGTGTCTCGCCGAAGCGTCTATTGTTCCAAGTGGCCTAATGGCGAATACTCTGTATCAAAGTTCGATAATCCCGAAGGAAATATCCGGTTCAAACGGATAAACCACACTTGGGTAAATGGCAAGTGCAAGTATTGCGGAGCAAGTGAAGAACAGTATAGCCGTGGAGATACTCTTGAAACGCATGCTTATGAATGGATTCACACTGAAAACCCCGAAGGAATTTTCAACATGAAGTTTGACGTGATTATCAGCAACCCACCGTACCAATTGAGCGATGGTGGAAATGGAAAGAGTGCCAAACCTATTTATCAGCGATTTGTTTTTCAAGCGAAGAAGATGAAACCACGCTTTTTGACGATGATAATTCCTTCTCGTTGGTTTACTGGAGGAAAAGGACTTGATGAATTTCGTGCAGAAATGCTTCATGATCGAAGTGTAAGGAAACTTGTAGATTTTGAAAATTTTAAGGATGTCTTTCCTGGAGTAGATTTGGCTGGAGGAGCCTGTTATTTCTTATGGGATAGAGATAATAAAGGTCGTTGCGAAGTAGTTAATCAAACGAAGGAAATAAGTGAATCGGCATCTAGATATTTGGATGAGTATGAAACATTTGTAAGACAGAATAAAGCTGTTCGTATTGTGAAAAAAGTTGTTGAACAGAATGAAGATTTCTTGAATGAGAGAATTTCTTCAAGAAAACCATTTGATTTGCCTACAAATTATGAACCCGTATCAAAAGGAATACCTTGTCATTTTATCCAAAAGATCGGCTTGCGTTACGCTTCACCAAAGGATGTCGACGATTCCCTACATTATCTCAATAAATGGAAATTTTTGATTCCAAAATCACCCATCGCTGGTCAGACTGATTTTTCCAAACCTGTAGGTTTTTATTACGATGGCAATACTAGAATTGCGAAGCCAGGAGAATGCTGTACTGAATCTTGGCTGGTTGCGGGGGCTTTTGATACAAAGGCAGAAACGTTAAATTACAAGTCTTACATTTTCACGAAAATTGTACGGTTTCTTCTGCTACAAACAGTCGTATCTCAAGATGTTACAAAAAAGAATTTCTGTTTTGTTCCTGATTTGGGTACGTATGACCAAACTTATACAGATGATATTTTGCGAGAGCGATGGAATATTAATGATAAGGAGTGGGAATATATAGCTTCTCGAATAGGAGAAATTGGAGGTGAACAATAATGCCTTCCGTTCAGTTAGACGAATTTCTCAGGGAGCGTCCTGAAGTCAACCCGACCATCTATGCCTATACAATCCCCGATGTTGAGAAACTTAGTGGCTACATCAAGGTCGGCTTTACAGACCGCAATGTCGAAGCCCGAATCAAGGAGCAACTGCACACGGCAGGCCTTGAAGGAAAAATCCTCTTCAAGGAATCGGCAATGTGCGCCGATGGTTCATGCTTTACTGATAAACAAGTTCACAAGATTCTTGAACGCAAAGGTTTTACTCGACTGAACCAAGGCAAAGACCGAAACGAATGGTTTTTCTGTAAAGAAGAAGATGTTCTTGCCGCCATCAAGGAGCTCCGTACAGGCAAGCGTATTGATGAAGATCGCAACGAAACATTTGAAATGCGCCCGGAGCAGGAACGTGCCGTTGAAATAACGAGCGCCTACTTTAAGGCGACTTTGAAGGAAAAGCCCGAGAGTTCGCCAAAATTCCTTTGGAATGCAAAGATGCGTTTTGGCAAGACTTTTGCCGCCTATAAGCTGGCACAGTCAATGAAGTTGAAGCGAATCTTGGTTCTGACTTTCAAGCCTGCGGTGGAAAGTGCCTGGGCTGATGACCTGTATCATCATGTAGATTTTAAGGGATGGCAATTCATCTCGAATAAAGACGCTAGGGATATCAATTTTTCTATAGACGAAGAATTTGAAGAAGCGGACAAGAATAAGCCGATTGTAGTATTCGGTTCGTTTCAAGACCTGCTAGGGCGTAATGATGCTGGTGGTATCAAGGCGAAAAATGAATTTATCCACTCTGAAAAATGGGATTTAGTTATTTTTGACGAATACCATTTTGGCGCATGGCGAGAAAATGCGAAGAATCTCTTCGAAAAACAAGACGAAGAAGCGGAGGTTAATTTTGACCAAGAAGAATTCCAGCGCAAGGAAGCCGCGAATGCGATGGATGAAACTTTCTTGCCTATAACGACAAAGTATTATCTCTATCTTTCGGGAACGCCGTTCCGTGCACTCAATTCCGGTGAATTCATCGAAGAACAGATATTTAACTGGACATATTCCGATGAACAGCGTGCCAAGGAAACCTGGGTAGGGAAATATAATCCATACAAGGCTCTCCCGCGTATGGTGCTGATGACTTACAAGATTCCTGAAAGTATTCGTGAGGTTGCAAGTCAGGGTGAATTTGACGAATTCGATTTGAACGAGTTCTTCAAGGCGGAAGGTAAAGGCGAAGATGCCAAATTTAAGCACGAAAATGAAGTGCAGAAATGGCTCGATTTGATTCGTGGTTCTTATTTGCCATCCAGTGTTGATGACTTGAAACTCGGACAAGACAAGCGACCGCCCATGCCGTATTCCGATACGCGCTTGCTGAATATTTTGACGCACACTTTGTGGTTCTTGCCCGATGTTGCCGCATGCGATGCAATGAAGAATCTGATAGATCAAAGGCAAAATACTTTCTATCACGATTATAAAGTTATCGTGTGTGCAGGGACAAAGGCGGGCATTGGCCTGGAGGCTCTCAAACCAGTGCAAGCTGCAATGGCGAATCCTCTCAATTCGAAGACTATTACGCTTTCATGCGGTAAGCTCACGACAGGTGTGACGGTTCGCCCCTGGACGGGCATATTCATGCTCCGTAATCTGAAAAGCCCTGAAACGTATTTCCAAGCGGCATTCCGCGTGCAATCTCCTTGGGAAATCAAGGACGATAAGGGTAATCCGCAGATTATCAAGGAAAACTGCTATGTGTTTGACTTTGCACTAGATCGTGCGCTGAAACAAATTTCAAGTTATAGCTCAAGGCTTGATATAAACGAATCGGACCCGGAAAAGCGTGTTGCTGAATTCACTAAGTTCCTGCCGGTGCTTGCTTATGACGGTTCCGCCATGATGCAACTGAATGCAGAGGCGATTCTTGATATTGCCATGTCGGGAACTTCTGCAACACTTTTGGCTCGCCGTTGGGAATCCGCGTTGCTCGTAAATGTTGATAACGACACTCTTAAGCGATTGATGGACAATCCTGATGCGATGGAAGCCTTGATGCGTATTGAAGGATTCCGTAGTCTTAATTCGGATATCGAAACGATTATCAATAAATCGGAGAAAGTCAAGAAAGCAAAAACTAAAGATGGTCCGTTGACGCCAAAACAGAAACGGGAACTTACCGAAGAAGAAAAAGAATTCAAGGCGAAGCGCAAACAAATTCAAGAAAAACTTATCAAGTTTGCGACGCGTGTTCCCGTGTTCATGTATCTGACGGACTATCGCGAACGATGCCTAAAAGATGTGATTACTCAGCTAGAACCGGGACTTTTCAAGAAGGTCACGGGCCTTGAAGTCAAGGATTTTGAATTGCTGTGTTCGCTCAATGTATTCAACGCCAGCTTGATGAATGAAGCAATCTTCAGCTTCAAGCGTTACGAAGATTCTAGCCTGAGCTATACCGGCCTTGACCTCCACGCTGGAGACGATGTCGGCGGTTTTGATACGGTACTTCGTCGCAAGGAATATGAGCAGCTGTTTTATGGACAGCAAGATTCTATGAAAATTGCGGAAAGTAGTGAGGACATTGATTATATAGTAGGTGATAATGATATATCTGATTATCCAATGGTTGCTGATGAAGGAAACCGTCAAAGGAAAGACCCCCTTCTTGAACGTTTGAAACAAATTAAGGTGAACGATGAGATAACTCATAAAATGCATGGGGCGGGCCGTGTTACGAAAATTTCCAAGGACCGAAAATATATTACGATTGCATTTGGAAAATTGGAAAAAACTTTCGTATTTTATGCGGCATTCAAAAAGGGGTTTTTAAAGTACAAATGCGTTAAGAACGAATAACCCGTTTCGTTATGTAAAATTTCGTTACACCCCTTGCCAACTTTGGCGGATTTTGATACATTACCGCTGAACGCATCTCGCTGTTTTAAGGCGAGGTGCGTTTTTGCGTTAAATCGGCTTGTCGGTTTTGCAAGAACGCCTCAAACGTTAACAAGCCGTTTTTTTTGCGGCTAAATGGAGGCTATATGGCTAAAAATTTGGCTAATCATAGGGAAGACGCTCTTTATTCTCAAATTGCGTCGATTCTCGAACAGAACCGTAAGTCTGTTGCTGTTGCCGTTAATACGGCGATGGTGCGCACGTATTACGAAATTGGCCGTTCGATTGTTGAAAACGAGCAAAAGGGTAACATCCGCGCAGAATATGGAAAGGAAGTCCTCAAAAATCTTTCTGCCAGACTTACTGCAAATTATGGCAAGGGATTTTCTACGACGAATTTGAAGCAGATGCGGGATTTCTATCTGACTTATCAAATTGGTCAGACAGTGTCTGACCAATTCGTCTTGAGCTGGTCCCATTACTTGTTTCTGATGCGTATTGATAATCCCGACGAACGGAAATTCTACGAAATTGAGGCGAAAAACTCGAATTGGAGCTTGCGGGAACTCAAAAGGCAGTTCGATTCCGCGCTTTATGAGCGGCTCGCCGTAAGCAAGGATAAGGAATCGGTGAGGGAACTGTCTAAAAAAGGGTGTATCGTGGAGTCCCCGGCGGACATTGTCAAGGATCCCTACATTTTGGAATTCTTGGGACTGCCGGAACAGTCCGAATATTCGGAAACCGAACTGGAAAGCAAGCTCATCGACAAGTTGGAGTCTTTTTTGCTTGAACTGGGTAAGGGGTATACTTTCGTGGGACGGCAGTCGCGGATTACGCTGGACGAAAAGCATTTTTTTGTGGACCTGGTTCTTTATAACAGGCTGCTGCAGTGCTTTGTGTTGGTGGATCTGAAGATTGGCGAACTCACGCATCAGGATTTGGGCCAAATGCAGATGTATGTGCACTACTATGACCGCTTTGTAAAGCTTCCGCACGAAAATAACACTATCGGCATCGTTCTTTGCAAGAAAAAGTCGGACTCCCTTGTAGAAATTACTTTGCCTGAAGGAAATTCGCAGATTTTTGCCAGCAAGTATCAAACTGTGTTACCCAACAAGGAACAATTGATAGAATTGATCGAAGATAAGTAGATGAAAAAAAAGCCTCGCCTTTTTATGCTATTTAAATCTATGCCTTACAAGCATATCTAGTTATGAAAACAAAGTATTTGCAATATCTAAAAAATGAAGGTATATTTGAACATGTAAAGACTTCAACCGAGAGGAACCTATGAAAAAAGTATTGGTCTTGTCCAGCAGCTTGCGCAAGGGGAGCAACTCCGAAACCTTGGCGCAGGAGTTCGCGAAGGGTGCCGCCGAGGCGGGCAACAAGGTAGAATTCGAGTCGCTACGCGGCAAGAAGATCGGTTTTTGCATGGGCTGCCTCGCTTGCCAGAAGAAGGGCAAGTGCGTCATCAAGGACGACGCTCCCGCCATCACCAAGAAGATGGAATCGGCTGATGTCATCGTGTTCGCGACGCCGATTTACTATTACGAGATGAGCGGCCAGCTCAAGACGATGCTCGACCGCGCGAATTCCCTGTACTCTAGCGATTACAAGTTCCGCGAGATTTACTTGCTCACGTCTGCTGCCGACACCGACGCGAAGGCCATGAACATCGCGAAGCGCGGCATTGGCGGGTGGATCGCTTGTTTCGATGGCGTGAAACTTAAGGGCGCCCTCTGCGCCACGGGTGCCGAAAGCGCAGGCGATGTCAAGAAGAATTCCGCGCTCCTGAAAAAGGCGTTCGCCATGGGAAAGAAAGTTTAACAGCAAGGAGATAAATCATGAAATCCAAATTCTTAAAAGCGGCGCTTGCCGTGGCTTCCGCATGCACCCTGATGGCATGCTCCCCCGAAAAAGCCCCTTCGACTGGTTCAACAGGCTCACCAACCTTATCAGGGACCTTGTCGACAACAAAGTCCGCAACAGAAGCAGCACAACAGACAAAGGAAGAAAATATGAACAAGCTTACGCTCACCGCCGAATGGGATAAGGTTTTTCCCAAGAGCGACAAGGTCGAACATTCCAAGGTCACTTTCAAGAACCACTTTGGCATTGAACTCGCCGCCGACATGTTCGTGCCCAAGGACACGAGCCTCAAGGTGAACGGCAAGTTCCCGGCAATCGCAGTCTCGGGCCCGTTCGGCGCCGTCAAGGAACAGTCCAGCGGCCTTTACGCCCAGCAGATGGCGGAACGCGGATTCCTGACCATTGCGTTCGACCCGAGTTTCACCGGCGAATCGGGCGGCGAGCCGCGCTACATGAACAGCCCGGACATCAACACCGAAGACTTCATGGCGTCTGTAGATTTCCTCTCGACCCGCGACAATGTTGACCCGGAACGCATCGGCATCATCGGCATTTGCGGCTGGGGCGGCATGGCGATTAACGCTGCCGGCATCGATACCCGCGTCAAAGCGACCGTTGCATCCACCATGTACGACATGAGTCGCGTGACTGCAAACGGCTACTTCGATTCCGCAAACAACGCCGACGCCCGTAACGAAGCGCGCAAGGCACTGATGGCCCAGCGCACCAAGGACTTCAAGAACGGTACGTACGACCTGGCCGGCGGTGTCATTGACCCGCTCCCGGACGACGCTCCTTACTTTGTCAAGGATTATTTCGCCTACTACAAGACCCCGCGCGGCTACCACAAGCGCTCCCTCAACAGCAACAAGGGCTGGGCCGCTTCCGCAGGCACCTCGCTCATGAACACAAAGCTCCTCGCATACGCCGACGAAATCCGTAACCCGGTGCTCATCATCCATGGCGAAAAGGCCCACAGCCGCTACTTCGGCGAAGGCGCATTCGAAAAAATGACCGGCAAGAAGGCAAACGTCCCCGCAAAACTCGACGCCACCAAGAACTGGAGCAAGACCGTCGGCAACAAGGAACTCCTCGTCATCCCCGGAGCCTCCCACGTGGACCTCTACGACAACCTGGAAAAAATCCCCTTCGAAAAGCTGAACGAATTCTTCAAGACAAACTTGAAGTAAAAGTGATCGCTTAAACAAAAAGCGGCCTGCGAATTGCGGGCCGCTTTTTCACGCCAGCGTGTAGCTTTTATCCAGCAATTTCTTGATTTCGGTTAGCGGCACGGTCCCATCAAGAATGACCGTTACCCAGCTTTTCTTGTTCATGTGGTATGCGGGGAGGTAGCCGGGCTTTTTCAGGAGTTCCGGCAATTCCTTCGGGACTATTTTGAAGTTTGCCACTTCGATAATTTCGTCGCCTTTGAGGCCAACTTTTGATTTTTCGACAGTCCCCAACAGGCAATACCATTTCTTGTTTTCGTGCTTGCGGATGGCGGCAAATTGCGGAAACCGTGCCCACAGATATTCGGGCTTGTCTCCGTATTTTTGCTCCGCGTAGCCAATCAGGTCGTTTGCTGATTTCCTTTTAAAAATCTGCGTCTCGAAACATTCGCTGATGAATTTATACGTAATAGTGGAAACTTCTTTGCGGATGCGGCCCACGAGGGCCCCCTGCACTGACAGCACCGAAAACAGTAGGTATTCTTCACCGAAATCGTTGTCGAATACCTTGACAGAAACTTTCTTGCCCCGTCCCACTCTGATTTCCAGACGGAATTGCCCGCCAAGTATTTCGCGGACGAGCGCATAGTTAGACCCTTCCTTCGTGAACCCGAAAGGAACGAGTTTCTTGACAAGAAGTTTCTTGCCGTTGAATTGTTCTTCGATGCCTGTCACAATCGAAAAGATAGATAAAATTATTTTTTTTGCCTTTGTCAAGAACTTGCCAACGGAAAAATTTTTTCCTAAATTCGCTTGCGAAATCAACGTGTAGCGGTCCCGCATAAGTCCAGTTGTAAGGCTTTGCGGGCTTTTTTTATGGCGATTCCATGCGGTTTCGTCAAGAGGAATTTATGAGCGGAAAACAGAAATTCACTTTCCTTATGCTGTTGCTTGGGCTGCTTTCGGCATTTGGCCCCTTCGTGACGGACCTTTACTTGCCGGCCCTCCCGAGCCTTGCCGATTACTTTGCGGCAAGCCCCTCGATGGCACAGCTTAGCCTCACCATGAGCATGCTCGGACTTTCGGTGGGGCAGCTCTTTGTAGGCCCGCTGAGCGACAAGTACGGCCGCAAAAAGTTGTTGCTAGTTTGTCTGTTGCTTTTTGTTTGCGGGACTCTCGCCTGCATTGTCGCGCCGAATATCGTAACCTTCAATGTGTTTCGTTTGTTGCAGGGCATGGCGGCATCCGGCGGAATCGTGATAGCACGTTCCATTTCAGCGGATTCCTACCGTGGTCCCGTCCTCACCAAGTTCCTTGCGATGGTGAGCGCTGTGAACGGAGTCGCCCCGATTATAGCCCCGGTGCTAGGCGGATTCTTGCTGAATTTCATGAGCTGGAAGGGAACTTTTGCTGTGTTGCTTCTGTACGGCGCATTGCTGCTCTTTATGTCAGGGAAATTCCAGGAATCGCTCCCGGTAAAACGCCGCAGCAAAAAATCTGTCTTTGCGAGCTTTAGCTTGTATGCAAAGGTATTCAAGAACTGCACCTACGTTTCATATTTCTTGGTATGCACCTTCCCAATGATTATCTTGTTCGGGTATATCGCGTCTTCGCCCTTTATCTACCAAAAAATCTACGGCCTTTCGCCTGTCGGCTTTAGTCTGTGCTTTGCGTTGAATGCGTTGTTTACGGCGTTTGGCTGCGCCTTGTCGGGTAAAGTCGGCAGC belongs to Fibrobacter sp. UWP2 and includes:
- a CDS encoding Eco57I restriction-modification methylase domain-containing protein; the encoded protein is MINKHNPDVLSCLANLSNDEVFTPPEVVNRMLDMLPQELFESTETTFLDPCCKTGVFLREIAKRLLANQMPGYEQAVEEINAKKANGQKLSPDEKWFMNQLQNSIDHIFHNQLFGIAITEMTSLVSRRSVYCSKWPNGEYSVSKFDNPEGNIRFKRINHTWVNGKCKYCGASEEQYSRGDTLETHAYEWIHTENPEGIFNMKFDVIISNPPYQLSDGGNGKSAKPIYQRFVFQAKKMKPRFLTMIIPSRWFTGGKGLDEFRAEMLHDRSVRKLVDFENFKDVFPGVDLAGGACYFLWDRDNKGRCEVVNQTKEISESASRYLDEYETFVRQNKAVRIVKKVVEQNEDFLNERISSRKPFDLPTNYEPVSKGIPCHFIQKIGLRYASPKDVDDSLHYLNKWKFLIPKSPIAGQTDFSKPVGFYYDGNTRIAKPGECCTESWLVAGAFDTKAETLNYKSYIFTKIVRFLLLQTVVSQDVTKKNFCFVPDLGTYDQTYTDDILRERWNINDKEWEYIASRIGEIGGEQ
- a CDS encoding DEAD/DEAH box helicase family protein, whose translation is MPSVQLDEFLRERPEVNPTIYAYTIPDVEKLSGYIKVGFTDRNVEARIKEQLHTAGLEGKILFKESAMCADGSCFTDKQVHKILERKGFTRLNQGKDRNEWFFCKEEDVLAAIKELRTGKRIDEDRNETFEMRPEQERAVEITSAYFKATLKEKPESSPKFLWNAKMRFGKTFAAYKLAQSMKLKRILVLTFKPAVESAWADDLYHHVDFKGWQFISNKDARDINFSIDEEFEEADKNKPIVVFGSFQDLLGRNDAGGIKAKNEFIHSEKWDLVIFDEYHFGAWRENAKNLFEKQDEEAEVNFDQEEFQRKEAANAMDETFLPITTKYYLYLSGTPFRALNSGEFIEEQIFNWTYSDEQRAKETWVGKYNPYKALPRMVLMTYKIPESIREVASQGEFDEFDLNEFFKAEGKGEDAKFKHENEVQKWLDLIRGSYLPSSVDDLKLGQDKRPPMPYSDTRLLNILTHTLWFLPDVAACDAMKNLIDQRQNTFYHDYKVIVCAGTKAGIGLEALKPVQAAMANPLNSKTITLSCGKLTTGVTVRPWTGIFMLRNLKSPETYFQAAFRVQSPWEIKDDKGNPQIIKENCYVFDFALDRALKQISSYSSRLDINESDPEKRVAEFTKFLPVLAYDGSAMMQLNAEAILDIAMSGTSATLLARRWESALLVNVDNDTLKRLMDNPDAMEALMRIEGFRSLNSDIETIINKSEKVKKAKTKDGPLTPKQKRELTEEEKEFKAKRKQIQEKLIKFATRVPVFMYLTDYRERCLKDVITQLEPGLFKKVTGLEVKDFELLCSLNVFNASLMNEAIFSFKRYEDSSLSYTGLDLHAGDDVGGFDTVLRRKEYEQLFYGQQDSMKIAESSEDIDYIVGDNDISDYPMVADEGNRQRKDPLLERLKQIKVNDEITHKMHGAGRVTKISKDRKYITIAFGKLEKTFVFYAAFKKGFLKYKCVKNE
- a CDS encoding YhcG family protein; amino-acid sequence: MAKNLANHREDALYSQIASILEQNRKSVAVAVNTAMVRTYYEIGRSIVENEQKGNIRAEYGKEVLKNLSARLTANYGKGFSTTNLKQMRDFYLTYQIGQTVSDQFVLSWSHYLFLMRIDNPDERKFYEIEAKNSNWSLRELKRQFDSALYERLAVSKDKESVRELSKKGCIVESPADIVKDPYILEFLGLPEQSEYSETELESKLIDKLESFLLELGKGYTFVGRQSRITLDEKHFFVDLVLYNRLLQCFVLVDLKIGELTHQDLGQMQMYVHYYDRFVKLPHENNTIGIVLCKKKSDSLVEITLPEGNSQIFASKYQTVLPNKEQLIELIEDK
- a CDS encoding flavodoxin family protein, encoding MKKVLVLSSSLRKGSNSETLAQEFAKGAAEAGNKVEFESLRGKKIGFCMGCLACQKKGKCVIKDDAPAITKKMESADVIVFATPIYYYEMSGQLKTMLDRANSLYSSDYKFREIYLLTSAADTDAKAMNIAKRGIGGWIACFDGVKLKGALCATGAESAGDVKKNSALLKKAFAMGKKV
- a CDS encoding alpha/beta hydrolase; translation: MACSPEKAPSTGSTGSPTLSGTLSTTKSATEAAQQTKEENMNKLTLTAEWDKVFPKSDKVEHSKVTFKNHFGIELAADMFVPKDTSLKVNGKFPAIAVSGPFGAVKEQSSGLYAQQMAERGFLTIAFDPSFTGESGGEPRYMNSPDINTEDFMASVDFLSTRDNVDPERIGIIGICGWGGMAINAAGIDTRVKATVASTMYDMSRVTANGYFDSANNADARNEARKALMAQRTKDFKNGTYDLAGGVIDPLPDDAPYFVKDYFAYYKTPRGYHKRSLNSNKGWAASAGTSLMNTKLLAYADEIRNPVLIIHGEKAHSRYFGEGAFEKMTGKKANVPAKLDATKNWSKTVGNKELLVIPGASHVDLYDNLEKIPFEKLNEFFKTNLK
- a CDS encoding MmcQ/YjbR family DNA-binding protein, with protein sequence MTGIEEQFNGKKLLVKKLVPFGFTKEGSNYALVREILGGQFRLEIRVGRGKKVSVKVFDNDFGEEYLLFSVLSVQGALVGRIRKEVSTITYKFISECFETQIFKRKSANDLIGYAEQKYGDKPEYLWARFPQFAAIRKHENKKWYCLLGTVEKSKVGLKGDEIIEVANFKIVPKELPELLKKPGYLPAYHMNKKSWVTVILDGTVPLTEIKKLLDKSYTLA
- a CDS encoding Bcr/CflA family efflux MFS transporter → MSGKQKFTFLMLLLGLLSAFGPFVTDLYLPALPSLADYFAASPSMAQLSLTMSMLGLSVGQLFVGPLSDKYGRKKLLLVCLLLFVCGTLACIVAPNIVTFNVFRLLQGMAASGGIVIARSISADSYRGPVLTKFLAMVSAVNGVAPIIAPVLGGFLLNFMSWKGTFAVLLLYGALLLFMSGKFQESLPVKRRSKKSVFASFSLYAKVFKNCTYVSYFLVCTFPMIILFGYIASSPFIYQKIYGLSPVGFSLCFALNALFTAFGCALSGKVGSEFKALKIAGAGMLVFAIAVAAALMTHALLPLLQVAFMGLTFMFGMSQPPATALALNAERANAGTAAAAIGASGFLMGGIVSPLVGMGDIATSVSIVLVVGAVLTLVSVLAGGSLCAKGIVSHSK